One part of the Engraulis encrasicolus isolate BLACKSEA-1 chromosome 17, IST_EnEncr_1.0, whole genome shotgun sequence genome encodes these proteins:
- the g6pc3 gene encoding glucose-6-phosphatase 3, translated as MDAIHAHGIRVAEYLQQSTKAYEQTWLFASHMGDPKAAMLLVFPLTYFFNRRTGVAVVWVAAIAEWLNLVFKWILFGERPYWWVKESGLFEKHPPQLQQFPSTCETGPGNPSGHAMVTAAVWWVVASALASALQARTHSKLVSAVPYVLYFLVLLAIGLSRIFILAHFPHQVIAGSLTGVLLGVYLNRSVPESHSLLFFLRISAMVLVGTLVLHTALEKMGIPLSWSVSLAKKWCARPEWVRLDTNPFSSLMRDCGALLGLGLAQSWKPGGWHLPRATRALCLALSAMALHHINRYSLPSKSPELFYTLFFIKYTIVPQVVMLLIPGCVHYLAKKVKSD; from the exons ATGGATGCCATTCACGCGCATGGTATCAGGGTTGCAGAGTACTTGCAACAGTCAACGAAAGCCTATGAACAGACATGGCTCTTCGCCTCGCACATGGGTGACCCCAAAGCAGCAATGCTACTGGTGTTCCCCCTGACATACTTCTTCAACCGACGGACTGGTGTGGCCGTGGTCTGGGTGGCTGCGATAGCCGAGTGGCTCAACCTGGTGTTCAAATG GATTCTGTTTGGTGAGCGACCTTACTGGTGGGTAAAGGAGTCCGGCCTGTTTGAGAAGCACCCGCCTCAACTGCAGCAGTTTCCCAGTACCTGCGAAACTGGACCAGGCAA CCCATCGGGTCATGCCATGGTGACTGCGGCcgtgtggtgggtggtggcatCAGCACTGGCATCTGCTTTACAAGCTCGAACACACAG TAAGCTGGTGTCCGCTGTGCCGTAcgtcctctacttcctggttctgCTGGCCATCGGCCTGTCTCGCATCTTCATCCTGGCCCACTTCCCCCACCAGGTCATCGCAGGATCACTCACTG GTGTTCTTCTTGGGGTGTACCTGAATCGATCAGTTCCGGAATCccactccctcctcttcttccttcgcATCAGCGCCATGGTGCTGGTCGGAACACTGGTGTTGCACACTGCACTGGAGAAGATGGGAATTCCGTTGTCATG GTCTGTGTCGCTGGCCAAGAAGTGGTGCGCGCGTCCCGAGTGGGTCCGCCTGGACACCAACCCCTTCTCCTCGCTGATGCGCGACTGCGGGGCCTTGTTAGGCCTGGGGCTCGCCCAGTCCTGGAAGCCCGGCGGATGGCACCTTCCCCGGGCCACGCGCGCCCTCTGCCTGGCCCTCTCGGCCATGGCCCTCCACCACATCAACCGATACAGCCTTCCCTCCAAGTCACCCGAGCTGTTTTACACTCTGTTCTTCATCAAATACACCATCGTGCCGCAAGTGGTGATGTTGCTCATTCCTGGCTGCGTGCATTACCTCGCCAAGAAAGTGAAAAGCGACTGA